A portion of the Francisella uliginis genome contains these proteins:
- the ndk gene encoding nucleoside-diphosphate kinase yields MSKQKTLSIIKPDAVAKNVIGEIYSRFEKAGLKIVASKMKQLSKAEAEGFYAVHKDRPFFSALVEFMISGPVMIQVLEGENAIAKNRELMGATNPKEADAGTIRADFADSIDANAVHGSDAEDTAAQEIRYFFSDIEIFS; encoded by the coding sequence ATGAGTAAACAAAAAACTTTATCTATAATTAAACCAGATGCTGTTGCGAAAAATGTAATAGGAGAAATTTACAGTCGTTTTGAAAAAGCAGGCTTAAAAATAGTAGCATCTAAGATGAAACAATTATCTAAAGCAGAAGCGGAAGGCTTTTATGCTGTACATAAAGATAGACCTTTTTTTAGTGCATTAGTTGAGTTTATGATTTCAGGCCCAGTAATGATTCAAGTTTTAGAAGGAGAAAATGCGATAGCTAAAAATCGTGAACTAATGGGAGCAACAAACCCTAAAGAAGCAGATGCTGGTACAATTAGAGCTGATTTTGCAGATAGTATCGATGCTAATGCTGTTCATGGTTCTGATGCAGAAGATACAGCAGCTCAAGAAATTAGATATTTCTTTAGTGATATAGAGATTTTTAGCTAA
- the accD gene encoding acetyl-CoA carboxylase, carboxyltransferase subunit beta, producing the protein MSWLTRVISRSLGTNAQKKDMPSGIWSQCPSCQVTLYSEELQNNKSVCPHCNYHYRISARHRLNIFFDRDSTTEHFADIAPVDMLKFKDTKTYKDRLAQAQKKTEEQDALVVMDGTVKGFPVVAAAFNFMFLGGSMGSVVGEKFARGVKLAMEKKVPFICFTASGGARMQESLFSLMQMSKTSAALQKLAEAKLPYLVVLTDPTTGGVSASLAMLGDVHLAEPKALIGFAGPRVIEQTVREKLPEGFQRSEFLVEKGMVDMIVDRRNLRSEVSKLIDKLMPNLTKINHSQALEHKAAEEQA; encoded by the coding sequence ATGAGTTGGTTAACAAGAGTAATAAGTAGAAGTCTAGGGACAAATGCTCAAAAAAAAGATATGCCTTCAGGGATATGGAGCCAGTGTCCAAGTTGTCAAGTGACATTATATTCAGAAGAGTTACAAAATAATAAGTCGGTTTGTCCTCATTGTAACTATCACTATAGAATATCAGCAAGACATAGATTAAATATTTTCTTTGACAGAGATAGCACGACTGAGCATTTTGCTGATATAGCTCCGGTTGATATGCTTAAGTTTAAAGATACAAAAACTTATAAAGACAGATTAGCTCAGGCGCAAAAGAAAACAGAAGAGCAAGATGCATTAGTTGTTATGGATGGAACTGTAAAAGGTTTTCCTGTAGTTGCTGCAGCGTTTAACTTTATGTTTTTAGGTGGCTCTATGGGTTCAGTAGTTGGTGAGAAGTTTGCTAGAGGTGTTAAACTTGCTATGGAGAAAAAGGTGCCATTTATTTGCTTTACAGCAAGTGGTGGAGCTAGAATGCAAGAGTCCTTATTTTCACTTATGCAAATGTCAAAAACAAGTGCAGCGCTACAAAAGCTAGCAGAAGCTAAGTTACCATATTTAGTTGTTCTAACAGATCCTACTACAGGTGGGGTTTCAGCTTCTTTAGCGATGTTAGGTGATGTTCATCTTGCTGAGCCGAAAGCTTTAATTGGTTTTGCAGGGCCTAGAGTTATTGAGCAGACTGTTAGAGAGAAGCTGCCTGAAGGATTCCAAAGAAGTGAGTTCTTAGTAGAAAAAGGTATGGTTGATATGATTGTTGATCGTAGAAACTTAAGAAGTGAAGTTTCTAAATTAATAGATAAGTTAATGCCAAATCTTACGAAAATAAACCATTCTCAAGCCTTAGAACATAAAGCAGCAGAAGAACAAGCTTAA